In the Flavobacterium sp. J372 genome, one interval contains:
- a CDS encoding 3-oxoacyl-ACP synthase codes for MAEDKYISGYCLIENNRVALNSQTVFEAPGLPFVDFAKQAYQHAETGYAKFFKMDNLSKLAFLAADMLLKKEVKEGEENNIALLFANKSSSLDTDVKHQESITDRENYFPSPAVFVYTLPNICMGEISIRHKLYTENSFFIFAQFNAGFFANYTDILMDTGKAEKVLCGWVEYYKDNYKAFMYLVSDSGTIAHTQQNIQKLYTGQ; via the coding sequence ATGGCAGAAGATAAATATATTTCAGGTTATTGCCTGATTGAAAATAACCGCGTAGCGCTAAACAGCCAAACCGTTTTTGAAGCGCCGGGCCTGCCATTTGTTGATTTTGCGAAACAAGCTTACCAACATGCAGAGACCGGCTATGCCAAGTTCTTCAAAATGGATAACCTAAGCAAACTGGCATTCCTTGCGGCGGATATGCTGCTGAAAAAAGAAGTAAAAGAAGGTGAAGAGAATAACATTGCATTGCTGTTTGCCAATAAATCATCTAGCCTTGATACCGATGTAAAACACCAGGAGTCGATTACCGACCGGGAAAATTACTTTCCCAGTCCGGCAGTATTTGTATACACCCTGCCAAATATATGTATGGGAGAAATAAGCATACGGCATAAGCTATATACTGAAAATTCTTTCTTTATATTTGCCCAATTCAACGCCGGGTTTTTCGCCAACTATACTGATATCCTGATGGATACCGGCAAGGCAGAAAAGGTGTTATGTGGTTGGGTAGAATATTATAAAGACAATTATAAAGCGTTTATGTATCTTGTTTCAGATAGTGGAACGATAGCACATACGCAGCAAAACATTCAAAAATTATATACAGGACAATAA
- a CDS encoding beta-ketoacyl synthase yields the protein MGKGVAITGMGIISAIGDTVAANYDALINNRPGISDIENIATIHKNVIKVGEIKKTNAELEAILGLAPKNNWSRTAMIGAIAAQQALDNAGITNMNAHNTGLISATSVGGMDMTERFFYDYYESDENWRYIDAQDGGDSTHKIAGYIGVKGLVTTISTACSSAANAIMLGARLIKAGKLDRVVVGGTDALAKFTINGFKTLMILSDTYNTPFDNNRKGLNLGEAAAFLVLESDEMVAKYNKKVLAYVSGYGNANDAYHQTASSENGDGATLAMEKAFKVSGLKRADIDYINAHGTATPNNDLSEGRALLRIFGEKMPDFSSTKPFTGHTLAAAAGVEAVYSVLALQNNIVFANLNFKTPMAEFNLIPQTEIRHKEINHVLSNSFGFGGNCSTLLFSKS from the coding sequence ATGGGTAAGGGCGTTGCCATAACCGGTATGGGAATCATTTCTGCAATAGGCGATACTGTTGCGGCCAACTATGATGCGCTCATCAACAACCGGCCGGGCATTTCTGATATTGAGAATATTGCCACCATTCATAAAAACGTGATCAAGGTTGGCGAAATCAAGAAAACCAACGCCGAGCTGGAAGCCATACTGGGCCTTGCGCCGAAAAATAACTGGTCACGCACCGCGATGATTGGCGCAATTGCAGCACAGCAGGCGCTTGACAATGCTGGTATCACTAATATGAACGCCCACAACACGGGGCTTATATCGGCTACCAGTGTAGGTGGTATGGATATGACCGAGCGGTTTTTTTATGATTACTATGAAAGTGACGAAAACTGGCGATATATCGATGCCCAGGATGGGGGCGACTCAACTCACAAAATAGCCGGATATATTGGTGTTAAAGGGCTTGTGACAACCATAAGCACTGCATGTTCATCGGCAGCTAACGCGATAATGCTGGGTGCAAGGCTTATAAAGGCCGGAAAGCTTGACAGGGTGGTAGTTGGCGGTACCGATGCATTGGCAAAATTCACCATCAATGGTTTCAAGACACTGATGATATTGAGCGATACTTACAATACGCCGTTCGATAATAACAGAAAAGGACTTAATCTGGGTGAAGCAGCGGCATTTTTAGTGCTGGAAAGCGATGAAATGGTAGCGAAGTATAATAAGAAAGTATTAGCCTATGTTTCAGGCTACGGCAATGCAAATGATGCGTACCATCAAACAGCTTCCTCAGAAAATGGCGATGGTGCAACCCTTGCGATGGAAAAGGCATTTAAAGTATCCGGATTAAAGCGGGCCGACATAGACTATATCAATGCGCACGGCACTGCAACGCCAAATAATGACCTAAGCGAAGGCCGTGCCCTTTTAAGAATATTCGGTGAAAAAATGCCTGACTTCAGCTCTACAAAGCCATTTACAGGCCACACGCTGGCAGCAGCGGCAGGTGTAGAAGCCGTATATAGTGTGCTAGCTTTACAGAACAACATTGTGTTTGCCAACCTGAACTTCAAAACGCCAATGGCAGAATTTAACCTGATTCCGCAAACGGAAATCAGGCACAAAGAGATAAATCATGTTTTGTCAAATTCGTTCGGTTTTGGCGGAAATTGTTCAACCCTGTTATTCTCAAAAAGCTGA
- a CDS encoding phosphopantetheine-binding protein, translated as MEALKQELKEKIIKTLNLEDLTPEDVNDNDPLFGEGMGLDSIDALELIVMLDKDYGIKLSDPKEGKAIFQSIETMAKYITEHRTK; from the coding sequence ATGGAAGCGTTAAAACAAGAACTGAAAGAAAAAATCATAAAGACCCTGAACCTTGAAGACCTTACGCCGGAAGATGTAAATGACAACGATCCGCTTTTTGGTGAAGGTATGGGGCTTGACTCAATAGATGCATTGGAACTTATAGTAATGCTTGACAAAGATTATGGCATTAAGCTTAGTGACCCGAAGGAGGGGAAAGCCATCTTCCAGAGCATTGAGACAATGGCGAAATACATAACAGAGCACCGCACAAAATAA
- a CDS encoding beta-ketoacyl synthase N-terminal-like domain-containing protein, which produces MRKCYINGMGCISAQNTFDTVFLEGAEHNSELNILPVVEPDYKEFIPPAMSRRMAKVVKNGVATSSRALQEAGVEMPDAIITGTGFGCSTDSEKFLKAILDNNEEFLTPTSFIQSTHNTVGAQIALGLQCKAYNFTYVNGAVSFESSLIDAQLQIEEQEADNILVGGIEELAENTAKFLELSGRIKTRGEGPYQVLEPESKGAVYSEGSAFFVLSADRQESTYAELKDIVIYNTLTEEEVAETAQTFLSKNGLTIADVDAIVLGYNGDVMFDGYYKSLANNLFNNTQQLYYKHLSGEFNTASAFGLWVAAKVLKEQRIPDIIKVNEVQSNSFKTILLYNQYRGLDHSFTLLTI; this is translated from the coding sequence ATGAGAAAGTGCTATATAAACGGCATGGGGTGCATATCTGCCCAAAATACATTTGATACGGTTTTCCTTGAAGGCGCTGAACATAATTCGGAACTGAACATATTGCCTGTAGTTGAACCGGACTATAAAGAATTTATTCCGCCGGCTATGAGCAGACGGATGGCTAAGGTGGTAAAGAACGGCGTTGCGACATCATCACGTGCGTTGCAGGAAGCAGGTGTAGAGATGCCGGATGCTATTATAACAGGTACGGGTTTTGGCTGCAGTACCGACTCTGAGAAATTCCTAAAGGCGATACTTGACAATAACGAAGAATTCCTTACGCCAACATCATTCATACAATCTACCCACAACACCGTTGGCGCACAAATAGCGCTGGGGCTGCAATGCAAGGCCTATAATTTTACATATGTAAACGGCGCAGTTTCATTTGAATCATCACTAATAGATGCCCAGTTACAGATAGAGGAGCAGGAAGCAGACAATATTTTGGTTGGCGGCATAGAAGAGCTGGCTGAAAACACCGCTAAATTTCTGGAGCTTTCCGGCCGGATAAAAACGAGAGGAGAGGGGCCGTATCAGGTACTTGAGCCTGAAAGCAAAGGAGCCGTATATTCTGAGGGGTCAGCGTTTTTTGTATTGTCGGCTGACAGACAGGAGTCGACCTATGCAGAACTTAAAGATATCGTGATATACAATACGTTAACTGAAGAAGAAGTAGCGGAAACAGCACAAACGTTTTTATCAAAAAACGGGCTCACAATTGCTGATGTTGACGCAATAGTTTTGGGTTACAATGGCGATGTTATGTTTGATGGGTATTATAAATCCCTGGCAAACAATTTATTTAACAATACGCAGCAACTTTACTATAAGCATTTAAGCGGGGAGTTCAACACGGCATCGGCCTTTGGGCTATGGGTGGCAGCAAAAGTGCTGAAAGAGCAGCGTATTCCGGATATAATCAAAGTGAATGAGGTACAATCAAATTCGTTTAAGACAATACTGCTTTACAACCAATACCGCGGGCTTGACCATAGTTTTACATTGCTGACTATATGA